A stretch of DNA from Telopea speciosissima isolate NSW1024214 ecotype Mountain lineage chromosome 5, Tspe_v1, whole genome shotgun sequence:
TCCACTCGTCACCGGTCTAATCCTTATTTTTGTATTATGTCTCAATAATGAGTCATTGATCCAATCTAATCATTAACCGATCTTAATGAAATCACATAGGCTTACAAAATGTCTATTAGTGTAGTTACATGTATATTATTGTATATTATTGAGTGACCTTTTGTGTGGTTGTTGTCCGGATGGAAAATTCCTTTTGAAAATTgtaatttgtaattttctttaattttggtgggttccTTTGGGTCTAACGGGGTCTGTTCAGGAGGTGTATTGTTAGTTTGCCTTTTCAAAGAGAGGGAGATTTTGCAAAGagattattttaaatattttggtttaatcataaaaaaagaagatatagaaaatgatatttcacagagaattaaaatatggTAGATGAAGTGGAAAGGTGTATCCAGAGTGTTGTGTAAtagacgtattcctttaaaacttaaaggaaaattttataagataGTTATACGACCAATTATTATGTATGGTGTAGAATGTTAAGCAGTTGAGAAGCATCATATTGTTATATTCAATGTAATGGATATGAGGATATTGAGATAGATGAGTGACAAAACTACAATGGATAAAGTAAGGCATGAATATATTAGAACTGGTTTGGGAGTAACTCCAATATATGATAAGCTATAAGacagttgtttgaggtggtatagccatattcaacggaggcctttaggTGCCCTTGTATGGAAGAGTgctttgattcaaattgaagggaACTAAATGCACCAGGGGCATacataaaatgaccttaggagaagtgatgaggaaagttatgcatagcttaggccttgtatcaaataTGATTTCAAATATAGTTGATTGGTGGACAAAGATCCctgtaaccgaccccatttaattaaGATAAGactttgttatttttatttttttcaataaattaatactaccttaaaaaaaaataaaaaaaataaaaaaataaaaaaaacaaacaaaacaaaacaagcaAGTATGCCGGATTGCCATTAGTTATTTTTGACTCTCTTTTTTCACCTCATGTAGAACTTAATTTGACTACAGGTTTGGAGTAAACACATTTCCATTAAGCTAAATTTGGATTTTGAGAGTCAAAATAACAGCTGGGAGTCAGCATAGTTTTACATTAGAACCATTGACTATGGTTGGCTAAGTTTGAGAGATTAAATTCCAATCATGGTAACAAACTCATtgtaaataaaatcaaagcaatCAATGAAGTTTGATGCTGCAAACCGAAACTAAGTATGAAACCAAGAGATAaaacttttagggttttttacaattaccaccccaaaaattTTACTATCTACCATTACCCCTCCAAAATCTTTGAAACAACTATTACCCCCCCGTGCTGCAGACTAATAACCAACTGAACCCCGCCGTTACAGacctgtaacggtgggggttagtcgtgatgGTTTGCCGTTTTCACGATTTTattaggaccaaaatacccttagtagtgaaataaaccATTGTCACAGATTTGTtatgactaaaatgcccttactAGTGGGATAAACCCTattcttcagtttctcttcacctcatcctcttcacttcatcctctTCGTTTCAACTGTTGCGGCAAAccggaggaagaaggagaagctcaGCTCAGCCCTCTTCTCAGGCCATGATTTCTTCCACCCTATAAAAGGATAGAGAGGTGCCGGTGCCACCGTTAAAGCTCTCGGAGCAAGACAGAAGGAAAAAACGCAGATTGCTCtctgagaagggaagagagaagcgAGCAAGGGCACAAAGGTATATTTTTCGGTTCAAACTCGCTAAGAACTAAGGTTTTCGGCTCAAATTTGTATTCGCTGTGAATGTTTTGAAAAGATTTTCTGTCAATTTGTTGCTACCGTAGATCTGTCGTTTATTGAACTCATCTGTCTCTATTTTGTGTGAGATCAGTCCATTTTAGAGTGGGATTGTTCCTTTTGTGATTATGATAATGGTATTATTGGATCTGTCTCTGTTTTGTGTGAGATCTgtccaatttctcttttttaatgTTGCATTGAAGTGGGGGTGGTGGTGACGTTTGGGAAGATTATAGACCCCTTATCCAATGGTAAATGGCGTTCATGGCATTGGCACACATCAACCCATTTTCCTTATTTCCTCCCATTTGCTTAGGATTCCCTTCTCTATTTCCTGTAAGGATCAGTACAGAAACCTTGTCACAGATAATTGTGCTTGAGCAGATAACCTGTCTTTTGATCTGGCGTATTTCCCTCATATTCACATTTGTCTTATTTGTCTTAACATTCTATTGTAAGAAATTctagtattttcctttcttttacttGCTCATTTCTTTTGTAGTTTTGTCTTTAAGCTCTGTAGAAGAGCATGTATATTACTAGCCTTAAACTGTACACCCTTGAAATCAAGCACAAGATGGTATAAAAGCTCACTGAGGTTCTGTAATGGTGTTGTTTGATTTATTGGCGGGGACTTCTTTGCAGTAAAATTGAACTATTTAGTACATAGCTGATAAACAAATGAGAGTGAATTCATGATATAAGCCAGAAAGTGTAATGATggcagagaagaaggaggaaagaGTTTttgagagagacaaagagagagtgAAGTGGGGTGAGAGGGGTGGCCAGCTGGCCTGGTAAACCCCCTGTGCATTTCTGTATGGTCCTAATGGGGGCTGCCATTTTAGACATGCTAGGTGAATTGATTTTTAGGGAAGGTGCTCATGGTGAATAGAGAATCCGAGGCTGATCTTtctaaattacaaaattaaatGTAAGTTTCTTCATGGCAAAAACTGTTCATACCATCTTCATAAACATGTTTGGCGTCTGTGTCTGGTGTTCTATTTTTGCTTGAAAATAGAgagattttctatttttctcttcaagatgctacataaagaatgcattccttgatCAATCTCTTGCCTGGTTACATGGGATTTAGCTAGTTAAGTAGTCAAATTTGTTGATTCTCTTCTATGTTGATAGAAATGATGTTCATTCTATTTTAGTTCATTAACTAAGGAGGCAGCTGCCCTCCCTTTAAACATAATCATAGTAAACCAGCAGTCATGGTTATTTTGCAAATGAAAGACCAATACAAAATGCATGGACCATAGCAAACAGACTGTTCTCATAGATCCCACCAGAAATATGGATCATATTTCATCCAAGTCAACACTCATTGTCACTTGCATTTTGTTTTAATGTGACCCAACTTTGTTGTAGTTTGACTGTGTAAATTGCATTTTTCTTGTATGTGACCCAAATTCAATGGGGTGCTGCAAATTTGGTTCTAAAAATAGGCAAAGGTTCAGGCTTTTGCatgaatttttttccatttaaaaGCCCTAACTTCTTCCCTTCTTGAAACTGAAATCCTCATTGTAATTGAGAAGTTTATCTAATGGATAATCTTGTATTTGTTTCTTTAGTTGAGAAGTTTATCTAATAATATTGATACTTGGATGTAATTTGTCAAACTTGAATTTTAATGATTGTTCTTGACTAATGTGATGCTTCTCCCACTTTTCTATAAAATCCATATACCATGTAGCCAAACAGTCTCTAATTTTTAAGATGACAACAACTGAAGTACAGTACCACTATCTTCAAGGCACATTTACAAAGATTATTGATGTTGAACGATATGGTTACCTAGATATGATATCTGACATATATAACTCACTTTTGAATACTATTCCCAAAGGGAGATCTGTGGACTTCAATGTCAAATATTTGACAGTTGACAAGATGAAAGATATGGTAGTGAAGACAGATAAAGATGTGATGGAAATGGTAAACATGCTTGGTACTCAAGTTGATTGTATCCACATGTATGTCTACAATGTCCAAGTTGGTAATAACACTGATAATGTTACCATCAATGGACACCATGTCAAGTTTGTGGATGATACTGCAAGAAATAGACCAGAGATTGGAGCACCATATCCAGTTGTTCCCCTTACTGATATGTCTACAAGTACTAGGCCAAAAGCTAATATAAGAAGGGGTGGCTTCAGTAATCCTCAAAGGGATGGTGGTAGAAATATTCAAAGGGATGGTGACATGAATGTTCAGAAGGGTGGTGCTATTGTGATGCATAATAGCAGTCAGACTGCTGTTCTTAGATCAAGTAATGCATCTCATAATCGAGTCACATTTGACAATAGGAGTTTTGCAGTTATGCATGATAGTGGGGTTGCTTTTACTGAAGTTGGTATGTCTAGTAGGTGTAGGAGTGCTAGTATTGTGAGATCTACTACAACTATTACTACCACTGTAGATTTGGGAAGTAATGATGCAATCATTCCATCACCTGATCCAACCAATCCATCAACTAGCAGGGTACTTGAGGGTGAGGAACAAGAAGTGAACAATGACACATCAGATTCTGATTATGTAGCTAGAGAATCTGATGATTTAAGTGATAGTTCAGAGAGTTGTAATGAAGACTATGAAGAATTTGGAAGTAAtgcagaagaggaagagaacagTAAAGAGGGATCAAATGGTGAGGAAGAGGATTATGACACTCAGAAGAACAAACCCACAACAATAATGGGTATGAGTCCTACTAATTATCAATGGGGTGTAAAACGTAATTAACTTGATTTGTTTAAAACAAACATTTAACATTTACTTAAGTATAGTTGGTCACTTGGAATTTGTTTCATGACTTGTAGGTATGGTGAGGTGATCTTGAGCTGAGGAGCCAACTTCAATGAGATGCTGCAACTATGTCTTTAGAAGTTACAAATATGTCTTGGGGTTGGGTTGGTATTAAGGTGTTGGGTCATAGGTTTTTTGTAACAATATTAAGTACAATGGGTCTTTGTAATTTCATTATGACTTTTTTAGAATTGTGGGCTGCGCAGGATTTGTCATTCtttcagaaatttttttaaagaattttgaGCACCTCTAGATTTAAAACTAAATGTGATATTCTGGGCCATTCTCATTCATTGATTAGGAGCAGTTTTTTTTACCATTGGGGAAATAATGACAATGAGTCTCTCAGCACAGCAGTAAAAAATCTCAGGACTCTGTTAATCatgtacctctctctctctctatttgtttatttttctcctttcctaTTCCACACCAtaaagtaaaaaaacaaaaagaactttGTTGGCACCTATAGTGACGGGTCTCTAAAATATCCAACTTGTAAACCACCTTGTTGAGTGTTGACAGATGAGATGCTACTTTACTAcaatattcaaccataattAACATGCATCATTACAACCCAAAACTAATAAACATTCATGATTACAACCCAAGAGTAACAAAAATAGACTTCAACAAAATGACTTTGAAATTCTCAGACTTAAATCACTACATTCCAAATACAGTACAATACAATCAAAGCTATTACTACTTGATTTGTGATCTTCATTATTGCTACAGTCTTCTCTACAGTATTCAATCTAATATTCAGACTACCGATCTCTTCACTTCTCTGCTGCTCTATTTCACCCTCATTGTTTGGTGCATCACTAGCATGCACAGATTGGCTTGTTTCACCAATGGGTACTGCCCATTTGAAGAATCTGCAACCACCATTGTCTCTGTTAAAACAAATATAATACAGCCTATCTAGGTTGTCCATTGACTCTGAAATCCTCACAGCAGATCTCCTCCGGTAATAACATTCCATGTTTTGGAACCTCACCCACCTTGCACAGCCGGTATTCACACTCTCAGATGATATCTTACTTGCAAACATTCCAGGAGAACAAGCCATAGATTAATTagcctttgtttcctttttaaacAAAGAAGTATTTGATGTTTTCATGAATTGTCAAACAAATACCCACTTCCATAATTTCTTTAGAAATTACTTGGCTTTTCATTCTCTAGAAACCCATTTGCAGCTGGGTGTTTGTATATGGGGATCTAAATGAGTTGACAAAAAAGATCGCTATCCACTTGTTCCCCAAGTCCTACAACCAAGCAAGAGACGTATTCATACTATTCCACATCCACACAAGTATAGTATCATCTTCACACATCCACTCATAATCTTTAGAGTTGGCAAAGGGAGGTTTTGAAATCAAGTATTTCAATTTCCCTTTTGCATTGATTTATACATTCACAACCTGTGGCCACAGAAGATAGTTGAATGTTCCATTGTGTTTAGTAGTAGTAATTTGGACATTCATCAAGTCCACAGGGGATTTTGAATCACCCATTGAATTAAAGAATATATAACAGCAGCACCAAATCAGTCACAACAGCAGAACACAGAGCACAAACTAATAAAACAATAGCAAATATCCCCAACAAGCAGAATCGTAGGGTGTTTGGAATCAGCAGGATAGGAGAAAAGTAATAACTTGAAATCAACAGTCCGGATTAGGCCCAAACTCTGGTCGAGTATAGGGCTAGGTTGGGGCTTAAAACCTTCAAATTTTGATaatgatccaatggttggataggCTATTATAATGCTTACCCAGAAATAGTAacttgaaaatttcaaaatttggcaACTATCAAGATATACCAATTCAATGGTCTGATCAGGACCAAATCTAAATCAATGGTTATGTTTGATCAATAGATATGAACCCTAAAATATTTCAAGGAACAATGGTTAGATCTAGAGAAAAAGACAATATTCAGACAATATTCATGGTGAACGAGACGAAATAGAAGACCACAAATGAAATTTTCCATTGGAGTGTATAGAACACAAATGGGATTAAAAATGTAActggtggaggagaagaaaataaacaatATCTAATGCAAGAGATCATCTACAACAAATATCAAAAGGGTACAACAACACATTGTGAAATTATGCCCTAatcgaagagagaaaataaggagaagaagacaaccTTAACTTCGCCGGAAATTGCAATGTCACCTGAGACGATGGAGATAGTTAAACCAGAGAGGGCTAAAATCGTGGCCTGAGAAGAGGGCTGAgataagttcttcttcttcctccggtttcacttctctcttcccttctcagaGAGCAATCAACTACATTTTTTCCTTTAACGGTGACACCTCTCTATACGGTGGAAGAAATCGTGGCCTGAGAAGAGGGCTGAGCtgagcttctccttcttcctccaatTTGCTGCAACAGTTGAAACGAagaggatgaagtgaagaggatgaggtgaagagaaagtgaagaataGGGTTTATTCCACTagtaagggcattttagtcctaACAAATCTGTGACAATGGTTTATTTTACtactaagggtattttggtcctaatAAAATCATGAAAACGGCAAACcatcacgactaacccccaccgttacaggtCTGTAACGGCGGGGTTCAGTTGGTTATTAGTCTGCAGCATgggggggtaacagttgtttcaaagatTTTGGGGGGGTAATGGTAGATagtaaagtttttggggtggtaattgtaaaaaacccaaactTTTATACTAAGTCTACACAgaaatttattcttttctttgggTTGACAATGAAAATATTCATATTTCTATTAAAACTACAAAGGGTCCATCATCCTCAAGGAAAGAGAAATGGATTTACATTAATGGTTGAAACTTGAAGCCATCGATCAACATTGTTAACAACGTTAGTAGACCAGAAACATTTAATCAAAGCAGACTTTAGCTAGACATCGACCATTGCTGACATTTGAGTATCCAAAGGCACCTTCTTATCAACTAACCTTGACTTGACAGCAATTGCATTAGATGCACTCATGGAAGGCTCTTTGGCCGAACAAATTGacttaaaaccctgaaaaaaatTCTAACAATGCACGAGAAAAGCCGAAAGAAGGATTAATCCGCAAGCAACAGCGAGGGTGGCGACAATTACTTCAGAATGGTTTGACTGTAAACCCAGCTAGATTCCTCCTTTCGATTGAGCACCACGACGAGCAAGTTTTGTCCCTAGTTTGATTGAAGTCAAATTCCATGAGCAAGcattggttttttctttttttgttattttttgggtagaaaacgAGCAAAGCTTTGTCCTATGCTTGATTGAAGTCAAAGTCATACAAGTGGACGGTGTTCAATCAATAACCTCTATCTATGCCGCCAATGTCCAAATGGATTAGCTTTGATAATTGATACTGTCAATCTTATTCTCCGGTTTTGTTTTTGTACCCAAGGGTATTCTTTAGGCATATTTCACAATGCATCAAGTTTTGTTGTTTCCTTCAATTTAGTCCCTTTCATCCCCTTTCACCATCATAGTTTATTTAATTGGGAATCAGATCTGGATTGGTCTTAGTCGATATTGATTCAGATCGTCCTGAATCAAACTGGCCGGATTAGATGGAATTGCGCCTACATCTTAATAAAAATTaggttttcattattttttaccCTCGGGTTGTATCACTGGATCGGTATCAGATCTTTCAAGGATTGAGATCAGTGTAGCTCCCGGTCTGGGTCGATACTGATCCCATCCAGGCAAATTTACCAATTCTAGAACCATACTACAAACCATGTTTACCGTTGCTCATTTTCTTACAATAACAATGTAAGAAAAAATTTACATGCTACACAATCAATGAGGAGTTTGAAAAATGATATCCGGTAAGTGCGGAGGCTCAATCTAGAAGGATGAAGCGTAGGTCaataattccttttttttttttaaaaaaaaaaagtcaattcATTGTACGTTGTGGATTGCTTGTTTACTTCATTATGGATATCAATCAAATCTTCCTATTTTAGGTAAAGGGAATATCAATCATCTTTGGGATATAAAAACACATGTGGAGCAACTTGAAAATTACCCATTAAATAAGACATGCGGTCGACTCATGACCTCAtaccatggttttaagtatcagtatcgtatcgtctGTATCGGAAGATATGTATATACAGATGATACGTAttgattttgctagtcatcgatattGTGTCAATACTATATCAATAGCACAGTACGTATAAGgggtaaaataatcaaaaaaactcatttttaaaggaaatttAAGGATAATTTTATCTGATACAGCCAATCCaagccgataccgtatcgatatctTATTAATTTTACGTGTTGCCGATTACCTATTCCGATACTATGCACTAAAATAACCATGCCTCATACTGCTGCCTTGGAGGGGAGTTTCCTCAGACTTTCAGGATAATCCTAGCCCTTGATATATTTATTCTTGTAATCATTTATTATGCGGAGTATGAAAATTTCGTCCTCCAACAGTTCATTGTGTAGTCTTTGCCCAAGTCAAAGAAAGAAGTTTCATACCATAGGGAGGTTAGTAACTCCATGATCAATTCCTTAATTAATTGTTTCCATGATCAACAAGATAAGCAAGGCCAGCCCTCTTTGCCTAAAAGACTTGGAAGTTATTTATAGCCCACGAAAGGCACTCAAGGGAAACAACTGAAAAAGATAACTGATCCAAACCATGATTCTGATTTTGCTTCTTATCAGTCTTCTATCACCAGCTTTAGGTGCAGCAGCCATTACAGTTCCACCTCTAACCTTCCCTGGCTGCCAAGAAAAATGTGGAAATGTAAGCGTTCCCTACCCATTTGGAATTGGAGAAGGTTGCTTCATGGGGGGTTCTAATGATAGTTTTTATCGTATAACATGCGAGGCCAGGAACGGCAGCAGCAGCCTTAGAGCTTACATAGGGGGGGACACTGAAGTCCTCCAGATATCATTAGAAGTCCCAGAGATAAGCGTTAGCAGCTATTATGCTTTTCAGTGTTACAATTCTACTGGAAAAGCAATTGGGCAAACCTACTGGATGACTTTGAGAGGTACGCCTTTCACCTTCTCAGCCACCCGAAACAAGTTTATAAGTATCGGATGCGACACACTTGCAAACATAGCTGATTATGTGGATAATTACTTCACACTTGGGTGCATGTCCGTGTGCAGAGACATGAAGAGTGTGAAGAATGGTTCTTGCACTGGTATCGGTTGTTGCCAGACTTCAATTCCTTTAAATCTCAAACGTTTCAGTGTGATTCTTGGGAGTTTATATAACCATACAAGGATTTGGCGGTCCAATCCTTGCAGCTATGCTTTCTTGGCTGATCAAGACTGGTTCGACTTCAAATTCTCAGATCTCTCGGCTGATAACTTTGCCAATTCGACTATTCCGGTGGTGTTGGATTGGGCTATTGGGAATCAAACATGTGAAGTAGCAGTTCGAGATTCACATTCGTATGCTTGTGGTCAAAATAGCTATTGCTCTAATGCCACAAATGGCCCTGGCTATCAATGTTTCTGCAAAAATGGTTTCAAAGGCAACCCTTATCTTCCTCGAGGATGCCAAGGTAATTAATTACCGTActtgctttttttgttttttatttctgaATAATTTCTGATTTCATGATCATTTATTTGCAGTTTTATTATCTGGTCCATTGTTCTTTTTAATCTTATAGGTTATTCTTGTACGGATTTTCATTCtgtcaagtgtggtgcactcgGTGCACCTCATTTGTGCATTAGATTTTTGAAGTTGCACAAGTGAGGTGCACCGTCCGATGTTCTTTAAAGATGCACAACTgctaagagaatacaaaattgTCCTTGCACTCATGTTGACATCACCAAGCATCATGACTACTAAATAGGATTTGTTTGGTTTGaagtaaaatgaaattaaatcaatcataaagtgaaaatttttgtaattattagtataattttttttaatcattagtgtaatttatttcattattaaatttagtttactttttaataaatttctttgatttgaaaataaaataaatattacatttcaAAAGTAAAATTACCAACTGTGGTAATTGATTTAGGTAAATTATagatcatgattacaaaattttccttATAAATATATGAGGCTAGTATTTTCGAAACAAAAATGCATGTCTAGTATGACCTATACATTTTGGCTTTGTCAGGCAATTTCGGATATATGTGAAAAATTATTTGGACTCCATTTAATGAAAAATTACTCGTTACTTTAGAGAACCAAACCCAATGGCATATTATCCGGCTAAGGATATGGCAAAAAAGGGTGTATTGTTTACTCAGATTGTGTATCGTTTTCATGTTTAGTTCGAACTTGAGTGGAACACTCTCTGTAGACCAAGATATAGATTTTcgtaatattattatttttttgtttagatgACTTTGGTTATATTGAGGATTATGCCGAAGGTGAAAGTTCTAAGGTGTTCATATCTAGTAATCGTTTGGATATGCCTACACATTAActctgtaatttttcttttttattaattatatctggtgacctttagcaaaaaaaaatacattttggCTTTGTCATTGCTAAAAAATTTCATTGTTCTTGCATGTGCGTCGGTGCTGGATTGACAAAGACATTGACGAATGTGACAAAGGATACAATAATTCTTGCTACTCGATTGCTAGTTGCACCAACACCTATGGGAGTTACAATTGCTCTTGTCCACAAGGCTACTTTGGCAATGGCTGGGTAAATGGGACCCGTTGTACCCGTGATGAGAAATCTCCTCCATTGATAGGCATTATTTTAggtaattttctttcttattttttttttttttttttttttttttttttgggttgaatgttTTTCCACTTTCCAggtaaaatttatttatttttccatatCGTCATTCCATGAGCTAGAACCCTAAACCTTTCCTACATgccaattttaaattttaacagCCAAATGATCAACTGTCTACATGGTAGAAAATCCATGTgtggatcatgtccttgtacaagtatcATCCAAGGCCTTCCAAGGCcaatcacatggaatccactgtaGAACCCACTAGAGGAGTCGATTCTATGTGAGTGGCCTTGGGGGCCCTGTACTGTACATGTACAAGACATGATCTGCTCTTGTTAATGGGTGCGGTCCATTTGATAGGTAAAGTAATCTAGTTTCAGTTGGGTAGGGTAGGTAGATTTTTGTCCCATGTTGTGAGGAGTGGGGTAGGGGAGAAAAGAGCCAACTAAAGAGttattctattttggtgtttttccaCCCAGCCTGTTAAGATTGAGAGAAGACATGAAGAAAGGTAAAGAGACAAGAGAATGAAGACACACTGTTTTACTTGGTTCGGTGGTCAATCACCTACGTCCAAGGGTGCCTTTCTTTGAAAAAGATTAATGTATTCATTTACCTTTCTTCATTCATTCTTACAATATTTAAATCTATCATTGCCATAACCGATGGATCTATCTTAGGGAAAAGATATGAATAAAATCATTGATTTAAGCGTTGATAATTAGGGGGAGACATAGGAGACATATCTGCTCTCTTTCCTTGATATTTTGGCTtatttccatttaagaaattggCATGTGTTTTGTGTGCAAGCTGAGCATTGGAAGAGGATAGGCCATGAGTCGGCATTgacttttttgggattatggTTCCTCGTTGTACCACGGTTCTATGGTCTTAATGACCATGGACCGATTTTGAATCTTCATATGGCATAACACAGCCATATAGGATATCTTGTACTTTTCCACATGACAAATGAGATGCGCTAAATTTTATAAACTGATAgactattttcttatttttatttttatttttttgggaaaaagcaTGATAATATTATCCAGTAAAATAAAtcaagggagaaagttctttgagcaagcagGGTACTTTACACCCTCTCAAATTGAGTTTAAGCAGCTCTCATGTCTTGTTATCAAAGTCTTCGGATGCAATGTATTTGACACCAAAATCTCAAATTTGagatatatattgaaaatagaaTCCTTGTGGGCTTGTAAATATCTAGCCAAAATCCTCATTGTTAAGAAACTGTTTTTAGATTAAAAACAACATTCTAtatatgaaatgacaaaaagtaaaattaaaatctaaCTTCTGGTTTTTTGTGCAGGTACCGGTCTAGGTACTATATTTCTACTTGTCTgcatatttttttcatattggACATTCAAGAGAAGAAGGCTTATCAAACTCAGACAAAAATTTTTCCAACAAAATGGAGGCTTGTTATTGCAGCAACAAATAGCTTTGCATAAAGGTGTTGAAGAAATTGCCAAGATT
This window harbors:
- the LOC122663207 gene encoding wall-associated receptor kinase 3-like — translated: MILILLLISLLSPALGAAAITVPPLTFPGCQEKCGNVSVPYPFGIGEGCFMGGSNDSFYRITCEARNGSSSLRAYIGGDTEVLQISLEVPEISVSSYYAFQCYNSTGKAIGQTYWMTLRGTPFTFSATRNKFISIGCDTLANIADYVDNYFTLGCMSVCRDMKSVKNGSCTGIGCCQTSIPLNLKRFSVILGSLYNHTRIWRSNPCSYAFLADQDWFDFKFSDLSADNFANSTIPVVLDWAIGNQTCEVAVRDSHSYACGQNSYCSNATNGPGYQCFCKNGFKGNPYLPRGCQGTGLGTIFLLVCIFFSYWTFKRRRLIKLRQKFFQQNGGLLLQQQIALHKGVEEIAKIFTIEELEKATNNFHEIQILGQGGQGTVFRGNLFGGKVVAVKKSKKMDKGQIIEFINEVNILSQIYHRNVVKLLGCCLETEVPLLVYEFISNGTLFQHIHNRNHAAFISWGNRLRIAAETAGALAYLHSAHSVPILHRDVKSSNILLDDNHTAKVSDFGASRFVPLDQTQMTTLIQGTLGYLDPECFHKGQLTDKSDVYSFGVVLAELLTGQKPLSPEGFGEHKSLAMHFVSSMEKKKFLHIVDARVLNERNREQILVVAELARKCLNVKGEDRPTMKEVAIELESLKMFYEHTWSQHEYEETEHLLDEPLISSTSIATAQETPGDSSTIYASCQGRLEDSVMLSLQNGR